The genomic window ACTATGATTTTTTCGCCGGCTTTTAGTCCTTCTAGAACTTGATAATTGTTACCTTCAATCGCTCCTAATTTCACCGATTTTTGTATAGCTACTAAAGACGGCGCGTCTGGTTGGGGGCTTTCTGGTGCTTGCGCGACAAATACAAAGGTTTCTCCACCTAAGCGAGATACGGCTGTGACGGGAATTAACACGCCTGGACGTTCATCCCAAATCACTTTGGCTTGGACTAACTGGCGATTGAGTAGTTGTCCCGTACCATTGCTAAAGGTGGCTTTGGCTAAGACTGTTTGGGAATTGGAGTTGGCGTTGGGTTCAATGAAACTAATCCTACCTGTGGTGGTGGGGTTTCCTTGGGTATCTAGCATCTGCACGGGTAATCCCGTCTGCAATTGTGCGGCTTGGTTGAGGGGAATGGATATATTTAGTTCTAAAGCACTGTTTCTAGTCAGTGTTGTCAGTTCATCACCTTTGCTGACAAAGCTACCAACTCTCACGGGGATATTACCCACAATCCCCGTCAAAGGTGCTAGGACGTTCGTGTAACGCACTTGGGCTTCGGCAGATTTGACTTGGGCGGCGGCTTGGGTAACTTGCGATCGCGCTTGGGCTATTTCTTCTGGACGTGCGCCGTTTTCTAATTGTCTCAAGTTTTGTGTTTGCTGTTCTAGAGCAGCCGTTAGTTCGGTAATATCAGAACCTCGACTTTTACGCAGTTGCTCTAATCGTCGCTGGGCTTCTCTTAACCTCGCTTCAGCACTACGTCTTTCTCCCAAATATCCTTCTAAAACATCTTGGGACACTGCACCCTCTGTCTGAAGTTTTTCGTATCGCTTGGCTCGTGACTGCGCTAACTCTACATCAGATTTCGCTGATTCAATTTGCGCCTCAGCTTGAGCAATTTCCTCTGGACGCGCTCCACCTTGGGCATCTGTTAACCTGGCTCTAGCTTGGGCTACCTGCGCTCTGGCTTGGGCAATTTGTTCAGAGCGAGTCCCGGCTTTGAGTTCCGCTAGGCGGGCGCGGGCTTGTTCTAAGGAAGCTTTAGCTTGCAATAACTGGGCTTGAACATCATCACTTTGCAGACGAATTACTACTTGCCCTTCTTGGATGCGATCGCCTTCTTTGACTAAAATTTGGCTGACTCGTCCATCAATTTCTGGTTTAAGTACCACTGAGCGCGGTGCGTCTAAAGTGCCGACAAATACAGAGCTTTCTTGTAAAGTTCCTGTTTCTACTGTCGCTAATTTTACAGGAATTCCCCTCGGCTGACCCGCCGCCATTCCTGGGGGGCTATTCCCCGCCAGGCTACTTTGCCACCACCTCCAGCCAAAACCACCACCGATAATTAGCAAAATGATGCCAACAATCACAGGCCAACGCCCTTTAGGACTAGGTGTAGATTGTTTTTCTGGCTCTACCAGAGAACTATCTTGAGTTTCGGTAGCCTGAGAATCTTCTATCTCTACAGGTAGTGAGGAATGAGAACTATCTTGATGGGACATATTTGATCACTCGCTCTTAAATTTTAACTAGGGAAATTACTGAGATATTTTCTATAGATTGAATCTTTAAAAACTAATTTTGGTCTGGATTAGGTAGTCAACAGTCAACAGTTCAAGGTGCGTTAGCCTACGGCATAACACACCCTACCGACCATTTACATTTCTTCATATACATTGGATTTTTCTCAGCAACTTACTTACTCAGACAGAATTAATTACAAAAATTTTTTTCCTGTCACCTGTCACCTGTCACCTGTCACCTATGCAAGCACTTGCTTACAAGTGCAAGTAATTGCTTGCATTATATACAGATCGTCGTAAAATTTGTATAAATTCAACAAATTGAATATTCTGTTCCAGTGAGTGCGATTGATGATGTCGCGATCGCCAATCAGTATCCCGATTAGTCAAACTGATTAGAATACTCAAGACGCAATATCAATCCTTAGTTTAAGCACTCATGGAAAATTTTGTTTTTTACAACCCAGTTAAAATCCTCTTTGGTAAAGGTCAAATTGCCAAAATTGACACTGAAATTCCGGCTGATGCCAAAATTCTCATAACTTACGGTGGAGGTAGCATCAAAACCAATGGTGTCTACGATCAAGTTAAATCTGCGTTATCTGGACGGAATATATTTGAGTTCGGTGGAATTGAACCTAATCCCCGCCTAGAAACACTAATGAAAGCTGTAGAATTAGCCCGTCAAGAAGGGATTGATTTTCTGCTGGCGGTGGGTGGTGGTTCAGTTCTGGATGGAACTAAGTTTATTGCGGCGGCGGTTTACTTTGAGGGCGATCCTTGGGATATTCTCGCCAAGCAAGCACCCGTGACTGCGGCTGTACCTTTGGGTACTGTATTGACCCTCCCTGCTACGGGTTCGGAGATGAATACAGGTGCTGTGATTACTAAGGCACAAACAGAGGAAAAACTCTACTTTAATAGTAATTTGGTATTTCCTCGCTTCTCTGTTCTTGACCCAGAAACGACTTTTTCCTTACCTCCAAGACAAATTGGTAATGGGATTGTTGATGCTTATACCCATGTAATGGAACAGTATTTGACTTATCCCGCCAATGCACCATTACAAGACCGGATGGCGGAGTCAATCTTGAAAACGCTGATTGAGGAGGGGCCAAAAACCCTGGCTAATCCCCACGATTATGATGCACGAGCTAACTTTATGTGGTGTGCAACAATGGCTCTCAATGGATTAATTGGTGCGGGAGTTCCGCAAGACTGGGCGACTCACATGATTGGTCATGAGTTGACGGCGGAACATGGTTTAGATCATGCTCAGACTTTGGCGATTGTGCTACCAAGTACCCTGTCTGTGAGACGCGATCGCAAATGGCAAAAGCTTCTACAATATGCAGAGCGAGTCTGGAACATAATTGATGGTAGCGAAACCGAACGCGTAGAACAAGCGATCGCTCAAACTCGCAACTTCTTTGAGTCCCTCGGTGTCCGCACTCATCTATCTGACTACGGTGTAGGCTTAGAAACCATTCCTGTAATTATCAAACGTCTAAAACAGCACGGTTTAGCCGTTTTGGGCGAACAGCAAGATGTAGACTCTCAAGTTGTCGAGAAGATTTTAACCCTTTCGGCTTAATTTAGTAGAAACGTAGCATTGCTACGTTTCTACTAAATTTCTGAGTGTATTGACTATATTAGATAAATACTGCTAATCTTAATCAGACCAATCGGTCTTAAATACTTTTAATGTCCAAAGGCGAAGAAACAAAAGCTCGGATTATCCAACAAGCAGCCGAACTGTTTAACCAACAGGGGTATGCTGGTTCGTCTATTTCTGACATTATGCGGGTGACAGGATTGCAAAAGGGGGGAATTTACAATCATTTCCAAAGCAAAGATGAATTAGCATTACAGGCTTTTGATTATGCGATCGCTTGTGTGAGCAAACATTACAGATTAGCATTACGCAACGAACGCCATGCGATCGCACGTTTAAAGGCGATCGTGAATGTATTTAGCAGTTTTGTAGAAAATCCACCCATCCCCGGAGGGTGTCCCCTACTGAATACGGCCGTTGAAAGTGATGATGCTCATCCGGCTTTAAGAGAACGTACTCAACAGGCGATGACAGCTTGGCTTAATCTCATTCGCCACATCATCGAAACCGGAATTGCAAAAGGTGAAATTCAACCTGGAGTCAATGCGGATGAAATAGCTAGTATCATGACTGCAATCTTAGAGGGTTCAATTATGATGAGCAAGTTATATGGAGATAATATTTATATGCAAAGAGCCGTTAATCATCTCAACCAGTACATAGAAACTCACCTTTAGAACAATGGTACAAATCAAAGTTTATGGTTTAGCTGACAAGCTCAACCCGATTAAAGCAGAGCTATCAAATATCATTCATGTCGCTCTAATTGAAGGATTACAGATTGCTCCTGAGAAAAGATTTCATCGTTTTTTTCTTTTAGATAAATCTGATTTTTATTACCCATCAGACAGGTCAGAAGATTATTTAATTATTGAAATTAGTATGTTTGAAGGGCGTTCCGTTGCTACTAAAAAGCAGCTAATTCGATTGTTGATTCAAAACATAAGTACACAATTGAATATTTCAGTAGATGATATTGAAATTACAATTTTTGAATTACCTAAATCCAACTGGGGTATCAGAGGTTTACCCGGTGACGAATTAACACTTAACTACAAAGTAGAAGTTTAATTTTTTTTATGCCTTTACAGACCGGATGGTCTGAATGTAATATTTAGGATAAATCATGCTAACAACTGAGAAAACCCATAGACCATTAGAGATAGTATTAAGCATACCCGTAAGAACTTATGATATAGATTTTGTGGGTATTGTCAGCAACATAGTTTATATCAGGTGGCTAGAAGATTTACGCCTCAAGTTTCTAGAAGAACACTGGCAACTTGAGCAACAGCTTAAGCAAGGATATGCACCAATTATGGCAGGCACAGAAATTGAATATAAACGCCCAATTAAGCTAAATGATCAAGTAATTGGCCGTTTATGGTTAAGTAATTTGGGACGTTTAAAATGGACTGTACAAGCTGAAATTTTAGCCAATAAAGAGTTAGCAGCAATCGCCACACAAAAAGGTGCTTTTATGAGTTTAGAAAGTAGTCGTCTAATTCCCATTCCAGAGGGATTAAAACAGAAATATTGTCAATCTCAGCAGGCGTAACCAGCAAAAATTTTTATAGTTCAACAAACCATTCGGTCTTTTTATTCATCCATAGGAGTTTTCGATGTTGAAATTTTACTACGCTCCCCTTTCACCTAATGCTCGGCGTGTGTGGATAACTTTATTAGAAAAAGGAATTGATTTTGAACCGATATTAATGAAATTAAATGGTGATCAATTACAGCCAGAATTTTTGGAAATCAACCCATTTCACCATATCCCAGTTGTAGTAGATGACGGGTTTAGGGTTATAGAATCTTTGGCAATTTTAGATTATTTAGAAAGTAAATATCCCACACCGGCATTATTGCCTAATGATGCTCAAGGATTGGCAAAAGTCAGAATGGTGCAAATGGTGACAGCTAATGAATTATTTCCCAAAACAATTACACTAATTTGTGATAATCCCGACTCACCGCAGTTCTTACAAGCAGTACAGCATATAAATAAAGTGCTGCAATTTTTAACAGAAATTATTGGCCATTATACTTTTTTTAATGGTGAAGAATTAACCCTAGCAGATATTGTTGCAGGAACAGTTTTACCATTTTTACCTAACTTGGGTGTAAGTCTGGATGATTATCCCCAACTACAAAACTGGTGTGAACAAATTAACCAACGCCCAGCATGGCAAAAAACCCTACTCAGCGATGCAGACTTTGAGGAATTCAAACGGAGGGTGAGATTTTTGGTAAAGAGTAATAAGTAATGAGTAATGAGTAATGAGTAATGGGTATTTCCTCATTACTTATAATGAAGATCGTTGATTTTTTATTTTTGGCTTTTCAAAAAATGAACGCAGTAACATTGACAAAGATGAAGAAGAAGCTCTGAAAATGTTATCCAAGCAATTACTTGCTTATACACCAGAAGAGCTTGAGCAGGCAAAAAATAGTAATGCGTTAATAGAGGTGATTTGTAATGCGGAAGAAAAAATCGGCGATTCTTGAAGCGGTTCATGAAACAGCGTCAGACCTAGACAAAGCTGGGCTAATGAATCAAACTACATTGCGCGAATTTGAACACTTATGTCTACCTCCTATTGAGCCTCTAGAACCATTACAAATTAAAGAAATACGGGAATCATCTCAAATCAGTCAAGCTGTTTTTGCACGTATTTTGAATATAAGCCCTTCAACAGTTCAAAAGTGGGAAATAGGACAAAAGCGGCCTAGTGGAGCATCTCTTAAGCTACTGCACTTGGTAAAAAATCGTGGGTTAAACAGTGTGCTTTATTAAAGTCAACACCATACCATTGATCTCATGCTGTCCTTCTGTCGGGTTAAGCTAATGGCAATAGTAAGCGGCTAACTACTCGATTATCAGGTAACTGGTAGAGATGTAATTCTCCTCCTAGTTGCTGCATTAGCTGTTGACAGATCAATAAATGTAAACCTGGGAGTTGATCTAAATGACTAGGTGTTAGTACATCCTTACGTGTCATTTGCTCTAGTTCTGTTAGTAACTCTGGTGCAATGATACCGTTATCTGTAATTGATAACTCTAGGAATTTTTCATCTAAGCGACGACACCAAATATCAATTCTGCTACCATGAGGGGAACGTTGACAGGCGGACACTAATAATTCGTTGAGGATTAATTCAAATTTGATGATGTCGCCAACGATCGCCATTGGGGAAGGGTAACTGGAAGCAACGACACCTTTGACTAAGCCAGAACCATTGTTTGTCTCTAGTTCTTGTGTCGATTGTCCCAACCCATGAACCCCAATCCAGAGTTTTTGTTTTTGAACTAAGTTGTCTATGCGTTCGAGCGATCGCTTCAACAAGCTGGCTATGGGCATGGTTTCCCCATTCATGTACAATTGCCATTGTTCTTGTTTTAACAATCCTGTCATCGCCGCAGTGGTGTGATCTAACTGTCGCCACAATAACTGGTAGCGTGTCTGAGTCAATTCATTATGAGGAATGCCCAAATCATGAATTTGACCGATTAATTGTGTTGTTGTTCTTTGGGCTTCTTCTAACCGCCGATGTTTGTACCAGTTGAGTTGACGTAATTCTTGGGTTGTAGATTCTAGACTTTTGCTGATTAGCTGTTGACGACGCAACCAAGCTAATTGCTCAATCAGAGTTTCTATCGCATTTAGGGTTTGTTGGGGCCAATAGCGTTCTGCATGGTCTGCTAACACAATTATCCCTGTGGGTTGATGAATAGCAGCAGTCCGTAAAGCTATAACCAAAACCTTGCCCATTCCTGGACAATTTAACCATTTTTTGGTTTCTGGTGGTAAATCATCGGCTTTCAGATTTAAGTAGCCATCTTTAGACAACGCCCACTGAATCAATGCTTCAGACTGTACAGATATTTGTGCATCCGTGCGAATATTAAATTGACTATCACCAATTACTCCGGGTATAATCTCCGCCTGAGACTGGCCAGAAGACCAAGACAACATTAAGGCTAAAGGACAACCAAGAATAGATGCTATTTGTTCCAGAGTGGTAGTTTCTAGATAATTTTTTTCTGTCTCAGTGCTTTCACTATGGGCTTCTTCTAAAATGCAGAGAGATTGTTGGATACTCTGGACAATTTTTTGCTGTTGTTCACTATTGGTTAGTAGTCGCCATTGCCGTAAAACTACGCCAATTTGTTGACTGACAATCCACAGCAGTTCTTTTTCGAGGGTTGTCCAATTGTGATGCTTGGTGTGGGTAATTAGCAGGATTGCCTCTGGTCGATGACTTTGAATGCAGTTGCAAACTAACAGCGATCGCACTCCATTTTCTATTAAAGGTGGTCGCCAGTTAAAAAAACGTAAATCTTCCTCTAAATTCTCAATTTCTACTGTTTTTGTCGCCGATTTCAACATCTGTCTATCGGTTTCGGTCAATAAACTAAAAGCAAAGGTCAAAGGACGGCGATTATGGGGTTGAGTTTGATAGACGACTTGATAGTTATTCCGGTCAGCGTCATACTGTAAAACTAAAAAGCGGGTAGCACCTAACCGAGTTAACACTTTGGTAGCACAAATACGTAAAGTTTCTTTGAGGTCTTGATAAGTGTAGATAGCTTGAGCAACTTGGCTAGTAAGTTGGGAATCCTCTTTAATTTGTTGAATGGTACTGTCCATTTTTTCAGTCGGAGCTACTAGAGAGACTAAACCCGCCGCACCTTGGACAAAATTTTTGTCTGCTTCTGACCAAATGCGCGGTTCAACACCTTCGACAGCCAGAAAACCCAAGAGGTCTTGTTGCCAGATAATTGGAGCAGCCAAGAGCGATCGCACCCGCCAGCGTTTCAATAACTTGGCTGTAAAATGACTATTTAGGGAACTGCGAGCATCACCAATCCAAACAATTTGATTAACTGACAAAGCATAATAAAAATCGCTCAACTCTTGCACAGTCATACCGGCCGCCGGCTGTTCACGCTGTGCATCTCTATTCATTTTCCTGAGTTGATTGGTAATCCGACACCAAAAATAGCGTCCTTGTCGATCAAACCAGTAAATATTAGTACGACTGGGAGCAACAAATTCATGGGTTGCTTCTACTACTGCTTTGAGTCTTTCTTCTAAATTATTGAAGTTATGTAAATTGTCGAGTAATTCTAATAACGGTTCATCAGGACGCTTGCTTTGCTTTTGCTGCAAATGAAGTTCATTTTGATACAGTATTGACCCCAGTTCCCCTAAGACAATCATCACACTAGTTTTGGTTTCCTCTGGGATCAAATAACCCCAGCGTTCCGCAGCTATTAACAGCAAACCCAAACAACGGTCTTTGTAGCGTATGGGAAAAATAATTGTTCCCCGAACGTTGTGTTTTTTACCTAATTCCTGGCATTCGCCAATTCTGGTTTCAGTGCGGATATCTGCCACTCCCACAGCGCGCTGTTGAATAACTACTTGCTCTAATAAGTCACCTGGACGGAGAATCAACCGTTTGCGTAAAAAACTATCCTCGCCTCCAGGAGTGACACCACCTTTACCTAACAATGTATGCTTGATGCGATCGTAAACAGCAATCCAAATCAAACTGTAATTAAACTGCTGTTGAATATAAGAAGTAGTAATTGCAATCAGAACCTCAATATCATCCTCTTCCCTTAGACTTTGCAAAACGCGTCCTAGGGCAACAATCTGCTGTTCGCCGGCTATAGGTGGTTGTGGCTGCCCCATCTGATTATTAGTCAACATAGCTTGTAATATATAAGATGCCCATAAAGTAGCCCTGACTAATATTGTTTCGATTGTTTATTCGGAGTTCTGGATGGAAGGGACTGGGGATTGGGGATTGGGGACTGGGGATTGGGGACTGGGGAGACAGAACGAATAACTAAGACTATTTATTATGGATATTTATCAAATTGCTATTCGTCCGGTTTTATTCAATTTATTAAAAGCAGATCCAGAGTGGTCACATCACCAGGCGATCGCAATCTTAAGTTGGTTATCACATCAAAATCATACTGGTAATAATTGGCTACCAAGCCTGTTACAAAAGTCTCTATGTCTAAAAAATCACCGCCTAGAACAAAATTTATTTGGTTTACACTTTCCCAACCCCCTAGGTTTGGCGGCTGGTTTTGATAAAGATGGTGTAACATCTGGCATCTTGTCAAGCCTGGGTTTTGGTTTTGCGGAACTGGGAACTGTGACATTTGTAGCACAGCCAGGAAATCCTCGTCCTCGTTTGTTTCGCTTGCCTTTAGATCAAGCTGTTCTTAACCGCATGGGGTTTAATAATAGTGGTGCAGCAGCAATGGCAAAACTGTTAACTCAAGAAAAACAAGAGTTCACTTCATCTATACCTATAGGCATTAATTTGGGTAAGTCGAAAGTTACTCCCCTAGAAGCAGCAGCAGAAGATTATTTACATAGTTTTCAATTACTTAAAGAGTTGGGAGATTACTTTGTAGTCAACGTTTCTTCACCCAATACACCAGGTTTGCGATCGCTCCAAGATGCCTCTATGCTCAGTTCTATCTTGGATGTACTACAAAAAGAAAACAACTTACAAAAACCAATTTTTGTCAAGATAGCCCCTGATTTAGAATGGGAAGCGATCGCGGATATTATTACTTTGGCGAAAACCTACCAGCTAGCCGGGATTATTGCCACTAACACTACTATTAGCCGTGAGGGGCTAAAAACCCAAGTGATTGACAAAACTGGCAAATCACCTGAGCAAGAAGCTGGGGGAATTAGTGGTGCGCCAGTACGCGATCGCTCCACAGAAGTAATTAAGTTTATCTGTCAGCAAACCCAAGGACAGATGCCAATTATCGGGGTAGGTGGCATATTCTCCCCCGATGATGCTTGGGCAAAAATTACTGCTGGTGCTAGCCTGATCCAAGTTTATACAGGCTGGATTTACGAAGGCCCAATGATGGTCAGCCGCATTCTTGAAGGTTTACTAGTCAAGTTAGAACAAAATGGCCTAAGTTCCATTTCGGAAGCCGTAGGTTTAGACGTTAAAAAGAGTCTAGGGACTGGGGACTATTAAGAAGCAGAGGGAGCAGGGGAGCAGGGGGAGCAGGGGAAGCAGGGGGAGCAGAGGAGAAAAACTATTGACTAGTGACCCTTACCTAACTTACTACTCAGCACTCACTACTCAGCACTCACTACTCAGCACTCAGCACTCACTACTCAGCACTCACTACTCAGCACTCAGCACTCACTACTCACTCATCTACAGGAAAGAACTCCTTAGTTTTTTCTGAAAAAGTCCAAGCAATACCATCAGGATCGCGGTTGCGACTCCATTCAGGAAATTCTGGATCATTGCGCCGTTTATATACAGTGCTGGAATAAACATTCAGCCGTTTAGCCAGTTCTGATTGAATCAAAGAACCAAAAACTAACTGTCTTGCTAGTTTTTGTTTAGCTTCTTCAGTAACAGCTGGTGGTGGTAATTCCGGTTCTGCTTCTGCTAATACTGGTTCTGCTGCGAATGGTTCTGGTGCAGGTGGTGCTAATTCTGGTGTAGGTGGTGCTGCTAAAAGCGATCGCGCTTCCTTCGTTACTGGTGGGGTGGCTAGTTGTTTGACAGGCTCGCTACTGTCAAGAATGTTACCTAGAATACTGCCAGTGATGAAGTAATAAACTTCACCTGTTTCTCCAGCAGGTAGTATACTTGCACCAAATTCAGATGCTTTACCATCTAGATAGCGTTTTGCTTGTGTGCCGGGAAAGTTGCCCCGAATTGCCAAATCTACAGGTGTAATTTTGCCCTGATTTTCTCGAACCAACTCACTGAAAATCGGGTTAACTCGCTGACACCACTGTTGCCATTGGTATTGTTGCCATACATTTAAACCAATGAGCAACACCAGAAAAGCCAGCAAAAATTTCCAGGTAGTAACCAGGAAAATAATCACAAACGATATTGGCAAAAGGAGAACGAGAAAGCCTTTCCCGCTACCTTCTATTGTTTTTTCACTCATGCCGATTTTTGCCAACCGAATTTTTTGGGAAATAATATATTATATTGGCAAAAATCGGCGCAGGTTTTTGTATAGTTTGGCAAAGTTATGGCAAAAATCAGCAAAATTATCATTAGCTGCGATCGTATAAAACTAAAAAACCTGATAATTTCGGCAAAAAGCTGCAAAATATTTTTCCAAAATACATAGCTAAACAAGTTTTAACAGAAACAAGTTGTGAACAGTCCTTATGGAATTAAGCATTCTAAAGTGCTGATTACGAACTTCAAAAAAATTTTAGTCATCCTCTTGACTTTTCAAATTACATATACTACATTAATACTACAAGCTGATTTTCCCAAAGGAGTTAGCTAAATCAGTAGCGGATAGTTCAAATACCAGAACACCCACCTTGCCTGACAAGGCCGACCTATTGAGGGTTATCGAATAACATCTTGATTCCCAACGCCCTTGATTAAACTTCTGGAGGTGCAGGTGTAAATCCTGCTCCGCTAAATCTAAACTAAAGACGTGATTAATCGTGTCTATACATTCATGTGGTGGGTAGCTCAGTGGATAGAGTGCCTAAACGTCCTTATTCACCCCTTGCCTGTAAAGGCCGAAGAATTGAGGGTTATCGCCTGCAAAGCGGGAGGTCGCGGGTTCAAATCCCGCCCCACTACACCAAATCTAATTTTTAACTTTCATGTGGCAGGTAGCTCAGTTGGTAGAGCGACGTAAACATCCTTATTCACCCCTCGCCTGCAAAGGCCGACGAATTAGGGTTATCGCATATTTAAGCCGGATGTCGCAGGTTCGAGTCCTGCCCTGCCACCTTTCATTTTTGCCTGCAAGGGCTGGGAGATGAAGCCATGAATTACAATTTCTTTACCAAAAACAAGACAACTACACCACAAAATCAACCCATCCCCGGACGAGAAGCCGAGATGATGAAAGGGCGTTCAGGTGGCTGGATGTTTGATGCTGGCATTTGGAAAATGTTGCGGCGTTGTCTGTTGGTTGGGACAGCCCAAAGCACATACTATGCTGGCAAACAAGAACTTACAGAAGATTTTGTGGTAGTTGTAAAACAAGCTGTCGCGGAAAATCCCAGTCGTGTTGCAGAAGAAATCTTGTACGCCAGTGATGGACACGCCATCAATAACAGCGCACCTATTTTTGCTTTGGTGTTGCTGTCAATGGGTGAAACCCCAGAAGCAAAACAGGCTTTTGGTGAAATCTTTCCCCAAGTTGTCCGTACAGGTAGCCATTTCTATGAATGGTTGAACTACACCAAGTCTCTGCGGGGGTTCGGTAAGATAGTGCGGGAAGCTGGTAAAAGTTGGCTATCTCGTGAAGATGTCAAAGGTTTAGCCTATCAACTGTTGAAATATCAACAACGTCAAGGCTTTACTAACCGTGATGCTTTACGGTTGTTTCACGTCAAACCACCTACAGAAAACCACCGTCAACTTTATGAGTGGGTAGTCAAAGGTTGGGCAGAATTACCAACTGCAATACCTTCTGAGGCGTTAGCACAGATTTGGTGGTACGAATGGCTGAAGCACAACCCCAATGAAACCCACCAAGCCATTTTGCAAGGACGCTTAACCCATGAAATGGCTACACCCGTGGGTAAGATGGATAAGCAAGCTTGGCAATTACTATTTCAGGAAATGCCTATTGGTGCAATGTTGCGTAACTTGGGTTCATTAACTGAATTGGGTGTGTTACGAACTGACGAAAGCACAAACTTATCGCGTGTAGAAGCAGTTCTCAACAACAAAGAACATCTGCGGAAAGGTCGTATTCATCCCATCGATGTTTTGAAAGCACTCAAAACTTATGAGTCTGGAGGAAGATTAGGACGCAGTAAGAAAACTTGGAGTCCAGTTCCC from Nostoc sp. UHCC 0870 includes these protein-coding regions:
- a CDS encoding sensor histidine kinase; amino-acid sequence: MLTNNQMGQPQPPIAGEQQIVALGRVLQSLREEDDIEVLIAITTSYIQQQFNYSLIWIAVYDRIKHTLLGKGGVTPGGEDSFLRKRLILRPGDLLEQVVIQQRAVGVADIRTETRIGECQELGKKHNVRGTIIFPIRYKDRCLGLLLIAAERWGYLIPEETKTSVMIVLGELGSILYQNELHLQQKQSKRPDEPLLELLDNLHNFNNLEERLKAVVEATHEFVAPSRTNIYWFDRQGRYFWCRITNQLRKMNRDAQREQPAAGMTVQELSDFYYALSVNQIVWIGDARSSLNSHFTAKLLKRWRVRSLLAAPIIWQQDLLGFLAVEGVEPRIWSEADKNFVQGAAGLVSLVAPTEKMDSTIQQIKEDSQLTSQVAQAIYTYQDLKETLRICATKVLTRLGATRFLVLQYDADRNNYQVVYQTQPHNRRPLTFAFSLLTETDRQMLKSATKTVEIENLEEDLRFFNWRPPLIENGVRSLLVCNCIQSHRPEAILLITHTKHHNWTTLEKELLWIVSQQIGVVLRQWRLLTNSEQQQKIVQSIQQSLCILEEAHSESTETEKNYLETTTLEQIASILGCPLALMLSWSSGQSQAEIIPGVIGDSQFNIRTDAQISVQSEALIQWALSKDGYLNLKADDLPPETKKWLNCPGMGKVLVIALRTAAIHQPTGIIVLADHAERYWPQQTLNAIETLIEQLAWLRRQQLISKSLESTTQELRQLNWYKHRRLEEAQRTTTQLIGQIHDLGIPHNELTQTRYQLLWRQLDHTTAAMTGLLKQEQWQLYMNGETMPIASLLKRSLERIDNLVQKQKLWIGVHGLGQSTQELETNNGSGLVKGVVASSYPSPMAIVGDIIKFELILNELLVSACQRSPHGSRIDIWCRRLDEKFLELSITDNGIIAPELLTELEQMTRKDVLTPSHLDQLPGLHLLICQQLMQQLGGELHLYQLPDNRVVSRLLLPLA
- a CDS encoding quinone-dependent dihydroorotate dehydrogenase — protein: MDIYQIAIRPVLFNLLKADPEWSHHQAIAILSWLSHQNHTGNNWLPSLLQKSLCLKNHRLEQNLFGLHFPNPLGLAAGFDKDGVTSGILSSLGFGFAELGTVTFVAQPGNPRPRLFRLPLDQAVLNRMGFNNSGAAAMAKLLTQEKQEFTSSIPIGINLGKSKVTPLEAAAEDYLHSFQLLKELGDYFVVNVSSPNTPGLRSLQDASMLSSILDVLQKENNLQKPIFVKIAPDLEWEAIADIITLAKTYQLAGIIATNTTISREGLKTQVIDKTGKSPEQEAGGISGAPVRDRSTEVIKFICQQTQGQMPIIGVGGIFSPDDAWAKITAGASLIQVYTGWIYEGPMMVSRILEGLLVKLEQNGLSSISEAVGLDVKKSLGTGDY
- a CDS encoding TROVE domain-containing protein, whose amino-acid sequence is MNYNFFTKNKTTTPQNQPIPGREAEMMKGRSGGWMFDAGIWKMLRRCLLVGTAQSTYYAGKQELTEDFVVVVKQAVAENPSRVAEEILYASDGHAINNSAPIFALVLLSMGETPEAKQAFGEIFPQVVRTGSHFYEWLNYTKSLRGFGKIVREAGKSWLSREDVKGLAYQLLKYQQRQGFTNRDALRLFHVKPPTENHRQLYEWVVKGWAELPTAIPSEALAQIWWYEWLKHNPNETHQAILQGRLTHEMATPVGKMDKQAWQLLFQEMPIGAMLRNLGSLTELGVLRTDESTNLSRVEAVLNNKEHLRKGRIHPIDVLKALKTYESGGRLGRSKKTWSPVPRIVDILEKAVELSFDVVQPTGKVFMHAVDVSSSMGSLVADMGLSCCEIATTMALVTAKAEKNYMIRGFATEFRELNITAKDSFSSAVRKASKQNFGGTDASVAYDWMIKHKFKADVICFWTDSESWAGYKHPSQALAEYRKKVNPDVKAVYVSLTPYQITLVDPKDPLSWDLAGFDPGTPRIIQMLATGEL